Proteins encoded within one genomic window of Formosa agariphila KMM 3901:
- a CDS encoding DUF2911 domain-containing protein: protein MNRFLKWVMILLLFVAIGVFLYAYFEKNAFSKVLSPKDTVEYKLNDLELEVFYNRPSKRDRLVFGGLVPYNEVWRTGANEATTFKTNKTLNIGDSTLPAGKYTLWTIPNDSTWHVIFNKKQYKWGVDETMQAMRDPAFDVVDLQVPVEKLNNSVEEFTISFDNSTDNLALTMAWDDVKIAVPLK, encoded by the coding sequence ATGAATAGATTTTTAAAATGGGTTATGATTCTTCTGTTGTTTGTTGCAATTGGAGTATTTCTATATGCATATTTTGAAAAAAACGCTTTCAGTAAAGTACTAAGTCCAAAGGACACTGTAGAATATAAACTCAATGATTTAGAGTTAGAAGTATTTTACAACAGACCATCTAAACGCGACCGATTAGTTTTTGGAGGCTTAGTGCCGTATAACGAAGTTTGGAGAACGGGAGCCAACGAAGCAACTACTTTTAAAACAAACAAAACCTTAAATATAGGAGACAGCACTTTGCCGGCAGGAAAATATACGCTTTGGACGATTCCTAACGACTCAACTTGGCATGTTATTTTTAATAAAAAGCAATATAAATGGGGCGTAGATGAAACCATGCAAGCCATGAGAGATCCCGCTTTTGATGTGGTTGACTTGCAAGTTCCTGTAGAAAAACTCAATAACTCGGTTGAAGAATTTACTATTTCTTTCGATAATTCTACCGATAATTTGGCCCTTACCATGGCTTGGGACGATGTAAAAATTGCTGTTCCGCTTAAATAG
- a CDS encoding glycosyltransferase family 2 protein — MNYQFTIIVPVYNEEDNLLRVEEELLAYAKIATKKTKILLVNDGSKDNSQELIEAICSRNPEFTFINFKENRGLSAAIKAGFDFTDTPLVGYIDSDLQTTPTDFNILLQHIGEYDLVTGVRSNRKDSFVKNMSSTIANGIRRTFTHDGMDDTGCPLKVIKTDYAKRIPMFKGLHRFLPAMILLQHGKIIQVPVQHFPRIAGEAKFGLWNRLLGPLVDCFAYIWMKKKYINYEIDSRS, encoded by the coding sequence ATGAACTACCAATTCACCATTATAGTACCAGTTTATAATGAAGAAGATAACCTATTACGAGTTGAGGAAGAACTATTGGCATACGCTAAAATAGCGACTAAAAAAACCAAAATTCTACTTGTAAATGATGGTTCAAAAGATAACAGTCAGGAACTTATTGAAGCCATATGCTCAAGAAACCCTGAATTTACCTTTATAAATTTTAAAGAAAATAGAGGTTTAAGTGCGGCCATTAAAGCAGGTTTCGATTTTACCGATACACCGCTCGTTGGGTATATAGATTCTGACCTACAGACCACTCCTACAGATTTCAATATTTTATTACAACATATTGGCGAGTACGATTTGGTTACAGGTGTTCGTTCTAATAGAAAAGATTCGTTTGTAAAGAACATGTCTTCTACCATTGCAAACGGAATCCGTAGAACATTCACGCACGATGGTATGGACGATACAGGTTGCCCTTTAAAAGTGATTAAAACCGATTACGCTAAACGTATTCCTATGTTTAAAGGCCTGCACCGCTTTTTACCAGCTATGATATTACTTCAGCATGGAAAAATTATTCAGGTACCTGTGCAGCATTTTCCGCGTATTGCTGGAGAAGCTAAATTTGGACTCTGGAACAGATTACTTGGACCTTTAGTAGACTGTTTTGCATATATTTGGATGAAAAAGAAGTATATTAACTACGAAATTGATAGCCGTAGTTAA
- a CDS encoding RNA polymerase sigma factor: protein MNLFSIDLIEACKRHDRKAQLQLYNQYCQGMYSVAKRFISNTAEAEDLVQDAFIKAFSKLHQFKGDVTFGAWLKRIVVNTCIDALKSKKHDVDVLEEVHLKVVDADTHDNWTVDDGVTLNDIKRVIETLPEKYKYVVMLFLIEGYDHQEISEILNISEVASRTQLSRGKQKLQELLKMKDYGTGY from the coding sequence GTGAATTTATTTTCTATTGATCTTATAGAAGCATGTAAGCGGCATGACCGGAAGGCGCAATTGCAGTTATACAACCAGTACTGCCAAGGTATGTATAGTGTTGCCAAACGGTTTATTTCGAATACAGCAGAGGCCGAAGATTTGGTGCAGGATGCATTTATAAAGGCCTTTAGTAAACTGCATCAATTTAAAGGCGATGTCACTTTTGGAGCTTGGTTAAAACGTATAGTTGTGAATACGTGTATCGACGCACTTAAATCTAAAAAACATGATGTAGATGTTTTAGAAGAGGTGCACCTCAAGGTGGTCGATGCAGATACTCATGATAATTGGACGGTGGATGATGGTGTGACTCTAAATGATATAAAACGCGTTATAGAAACCTTACCAGAAAAGTATAAATATGTGGTGATGTTGTTTTTAATTGAAGGCTATGATCATCAAGAGATTTCCGAAATTTTAAACATTTCTGAAGTCGCCTCACGCACACAATTATCGCGAGGAAAACAAAAATTACAAGAACTTTTAAAAATGAAAGACTATGGCACAGGATATTAG
- a CDS encoding EndoU domain-containing protein, whose product MKFKYYILKNTFINDKQGLKPGVRINKIPAMYTIKLAEGEGPFNDLPTLKRKSTIYRNIVLRNPKRAEQICLEKNITEIKDLILTKKNSSVDLNFVEIFEHCIKGQVKKGKVSGVHYYNSERVKILKLIKQNNKTGIWEAEIEFLDKKTNTWVKKEKSTTFFPRNWSMHQLFHECEFAVEHKQKVAGKKNVFISQTVSGIEVEIIIINDKMRSIYPLLN is encoded by the coding sequence TTGAAATTCAAATATTACATACTTAAAAATACTTTCATAAATGATAAGCAAGGTTTAAAACCAGGAGTTCGAATTAATAAGATTCCTGCTATGTACACTATTAAACTTGCAGAAGGAGAAGGTCCATTTAATGATTTACCAACTCTAAAGAGGAAATCAACTATTTATCGGAATATAGTTTTAAGAAACCCAAAAAGAGCTGAGCAAATTTGTCTTGAAAAAAACATTACAGAAATAAAAGATTTAATTCTTACTAAAAAGAATTCAAGTGTCGATTTGAACTTTGTTGAAATCTTTGAACACTGTATCAAGGGGCAAGTGAAAAAAGGAAAGGTGTCTGGAGTTCACTATTATAATTCGGAGAGAGTTAAAATTTTAAAGCTTATCAAACAAAATAACAAGACCGGAATATGGGAAGCAGAAATAGAGTTCTTAGATAAGAAAACTAATACTTGGGTTAAAAAAGAAAAGTCAACTACTTTTTTTCCACGAAACTGGAGTATGCATCAGTTATTTCATGAATGTGAATTTGCTGTTGAACATAAACAAAAAGTAGCTGGCAAAAAGAACGTATTTATATCTCAAACAGTATCAGGAATTGAAGTTGAAATAATTATTATTAATGATAAAATGAGGTCTATTTATCCTTTGTTAAATTAA